AACATCGCGAAGCGCCCGCTCCAGGTGCGGAAGCTGAAGCGCGGGACAACCGGGTAAAGGACGTTGCTCACCATCAGCACCGCCACGAACATCATCAGCCACCCGGCCGCGCGCCCCGCGTCCACGTGGCTGAACCAGCGCGCCCAGAGCGGCGTCTGCGTGAACGCGTAGAAGGTCGCCACGCATCCCCCCGCGGTGGGACTGGGGAGGCCGTGGAAGGCGGTCTTGGCGGTGCCCGCCTGCTCGATGTTGAAGCGGGCCAGGCGGAAGACGGCGGCCACGATGTAGAGGAAGGAGACGATCCAGCTCCACTCGCCGCCGTTCTTCAGGAAGGTAAAGTAGATGATGAGCGCGGGGGCCACGCCGAAGCTGATCGCATCGACCAGCGAGTCCAGCTCCTCGCCGAACGCGCTTCCCGTGGCGGTGAAGCGGGCGATGCGGCCGTCGAGCATGTCGAACACCATCGCCAGTACGATCAGCCAGCCGGCGGTGATGGAGTCGCCGCGGGCGGCGTGCACGATGGCCCACACGCCCAGGAACATGTTCCCCACGGTGAAGGCGCTGGGGAGGATGATGATCCCCCGCCTGAGGCGCCGCCTGCGCGCGCCGGCCACCGTGTTCGCCGTGTCGCTCATCCCCCCTCCTCCCCTCCACCCAGCGGGAACTCGTCGAGCGTCATCCCCGTGAGCCTGCGGAACGCGTCCTGGTAGCGCGCCGAGGTGGCCTCGACCACCGCGGGCGGCAGGTCGGGCGCGGGATACGCCTTGTTCCACTCGCCGCGGCCGACCCGCTCTTCCAGCCAGTCGCGCAGCGGCTGCTTGTCGAGCGACGGCTGGCCGCGCCCCGGCGCGTAGCTTTCCCCCGGCCAGAAGCGCGACGAGTCGGGCGTCATCACCTCGTCCATCACCCGGATCGTCCCATCTCCATCCCGCCCGAACTCGAACTTGGTGTCGGCGATGATGATCCCCGCACCGGCCGCCACGCTGCGCCCGCGGCCGTACAGCGCCAGCGAATGCTCGCGCAGGCGACCGGCAACCTCCGCGCCGAGGATCTCCTCCATCCTGCCGAAGGGGATGTTCTCGTCGTGGCCGGTCTCGGCCTTGGTGGCGGGAGAGAAGACCGGGGGATCGAGGCGGCCGGACTCGGCCAGCCCCGCGGGGAGCGGCTCGCCGGCCAGCGTGCCGTGCTCGCGGTACTCCTTCCACGCGCTGCCGGAGAGGTAGCCGCGGACCACGCACTCCACCGGGAACGGCTGCAGC
This genomic interval from Longimicrobium sp. contains the following:
- the pssA gene encoding CDP-diacylglycerol--serine O-phosphatidyltransferase, with product MSDTANTVAGARRRRLRRGIIILPSAFTVGNMFLGVWAIVHAARGDSITAGWLIVLAMVFDMLDGRIARFTATGSAFGEELDSLVDAISFGVAPALIIYFTFLKNGGEWSWIVSFLYIVAAVFRLARFNIEQAGTAKTAFHGLPSPTAGGCVATFYAFTQTPLWARWFSHVDAGRAAGWLMMFVAVLMVSNVLYPVVPRFSFRTWSGRFAMFMAVVAIVAAFTYPEYFFFPFAIVYIAYGLVRTVLQGFEEKLPEEEPIETVAPDPDEVRPLEYEGRPGPRADAGPPPEANNEELMP